One stretch of Desulforegula conservatrix Mb1Pa DNA includes these proteins:
- a CDS encoding phage protease, producing the protein MPNWIEVLKKGTFTAKSGKPVSFTEADLDAIAAGYDAAKAPAPLVFGHPEDSDPAFGWAEEFKRKGDILMARFKDVPEVVKTLVNNGHYKKVSISLAADKKTVRHVGLLGAVPPAVPGLADVKFSEGESLTIEMSSKEETNMPTVEELKKQLEDEEKARKEAEDRAKAAEDGKKAAETELSAIKDEASKTAVETKIEELISKGRILPANKDAVEAVALALGKTGDEIELSKGSGKKSLQDHFFDFLGTLPENGLLNEFSNPGDGKREEALPDDLMSKV; encoded by the coding sequence ATGCCTAACTGGATCGAAGTTTTAAAAAAAGGAACATTCACAGCCAAATCAGGAAAGCCTGTTTCATTCACAGAGGCTGATCTGGACGCCATAGCGGCTGGCTATGATGCTGCCAAGGCTCCGGCCCCGCTTGTGTTCGGTCATCCTGAGGATTCTGATCCGGCTTTTGGCTGGGCAGAAGAGTTTAAACGCAAGGGCGATATTCTGATGGCCAGATTCAAAGACGTTCCGGAGGTGGTCAAGACCCTCGTAAACAATGGCCATTACAAGAAAGTCAGCATCTCTCTTGCCGCAGACAAAAAGACTGTGCGCCATGTCGGGCTTCTGGGAGCCGTCCCTCCGGCCGTGCCTGGTCTGGCTGATGTTAAATTTTCGGAGGGAGAGTCTTTAACAATAGAAATGTCATCAAAAGAGGAGACCAACATGCCAACAGTCGAAGAGCTTAAAAAACAATTGGAAGATGAGGAAAAGGCAAGAAAAGAGGCTGAAGACAGAGCCAAGGCAGCCGAGGACGGAAAGAAAGCGGCAGAGACAGAGCTTTCAGCCATCAAGGATGAAGCCTCAAAAACAGCGGTTGAAACAAAAATTGAGGAGTTGATTTCAAAGGGCAGAATCCTTCCGGCAAACAAGGACGCGGTTGAGGCAGTTGCTCTGGCGCTCGGAAAAACAGGCGATGAAATCGAACTGTCCAAAGGCTCAGGCAAGAAATCGCTTCAGGATCATTTTTTCGACTTCCTGGGGACTCTGCCTGAAAACGGGCTGCTTAACGAATTTTCAAATCCGGGTGATGGAAAGAGAGAAGAGGCTTTGCCTGATGACCTGATGAGCAAGGTGTAA